The nucleotide window ACTTCGGCAGTGACGCCCATGGCACAGGCCTCTGCCAGTGTTGCCGGAACTGCGGCACGGATTCCGTCCGACTTCAGCTCGGTGTTGGCAGGAATGTCCACGCCATACTGTGTCATGATGTCGATGAGGATGGCCTGATGCATCTGTTCCGCGCGAATGATATTGGCAAAGGGCCGCACGGCACCAAATTTCTCCATCACGGCATCATAGAAGGCCTCAGCGTGATATTCATCCTGCAAGGCTGTGGTGAGCGCCGCGGCGACCGGCTGCGGCACACTGCTGCTGGCCGCATTGGCGGGGCCGGCAAAAATTCCTGCGGCGATCAGCGCGGATATCAACACGGCCTTGGCTGTGGTGCGGGTGGTGGTGTTCATGATCTATCTCCTTCCGGGCCATCAGCCTGACCACAGAGGTCTGGCATGATTGGTGTTGGCATCATTATTTTCGATAATTTGAATATAATGATGAAAGAGGAGAGAAATAGGGCCGGAAGGCGGGAGAAGTGTAATCACACAGTCAGATTGTGTAACCCTTTGTCGTCTTGGGGGTGGAGCCTTGCCCCACCCACCATTGCAGCGTGCCGATACCGGTCAGTCGGAGTAGGCAAGCACGGTCTGGACCTGCTCGCCAAGTCCTTCGATGCCCAACCGGATTGTGTCACCCGGCTTGAGGAACTGCTGTGGCTTCATGCCCATGCCGACACCGGGGGGCGTGCCGGTGGTGATGATGTCGCCTGCGCGCAGACTGACAAAGCGGCTGAGATGGGCAATGATCTGGGGCACGGTGAAGATCATGCGGGCCGTGGTGCCGCGCTGTTTGGCTTCGCCATTGACATCAAGCCAGAGGTTGAGCTTCTGCGGGTCGGCCACCTCATCGCGGGTGACGAGCCACGGGCCGACTGGACCGAAGCCGTCGCAGGATTTACCCTTGACCCACTGACCGCCATGATTGTTCTGGAAATCCCGTTCGGAAATGTCGTTGACCACGCAATAGCCGGCAACCATGTCAAGCGCGTCTTCCTCGCTGACGTGGCGGACGGTCTGGTTGATGACAACGCCCAGCTCGACTTCCCAGTCCATCTGGGTCGAGCCCTTCGGCATCATCACCGGATCATTGGGACCGGTCGGATCGCAGACCTTCATGAAGACGATCGGGTTTTCCGGCGGCGCGATCCCGACTTCGGCGGCATGGTCGCTATAATTGACGCCAATGCAGAAGAAACGCTGGATGTTGCCGACACAAGGCGCGATCCGCGCCCCTTCGGGCACAATGGGAAGCGTGGAAAGATCAAGATCGGCAATCGCCTTGAGAGCAGCGGGGCTCAACTGGTCCGGTCCCAGATCGGGCATGTGGCCGGACAGATCACGGCCAACACCATCGGCGTCGAGAATGGCCGGTTTCTCGGCCCCTGCCTCACCAAATCGAAAAAGCTTCATGCAATAATCCTCCTAGATCAATCCATTCTTCAAATGTTGTGGGGCTGTCACCGGGATGATGCCCGGCAACGAGCCCTTCTGTTGTTCAGGCTGATCTCAGGGGATCAGCACCAGAGAGCCGGTCGTCTTGCGGCTCTGCAGATCAATGTGGGCCTTGGCAGCGTCGGCCAGGGCATATTCGGTCGGTTCGGCGAGCTTGATGCTGCCTGCGGAAATGGCAGAGAACAGATCCTGACTGGCCGCGTCCAGTGCCTTGCGCGTGGCAATGAAATGGGCCAGCGTCGGGCGGGTCACCATCAACGAGCCCTTGGTGGCCAGAATGCCCAGATTGACCCCATCGACTGCACCGGATGCATTGCCGAAGCTGATCATCAGGCCACGCGGGCGCAGGCAGTCGAGGCTGTCAACGAAGGTGTCCTTGCCAACGCCATCAAACACCACGGGAAGCTTGGCTCCATCGGTGATTTGCAAGACCCGTTCCGGAACCGATTCGGTTCGGTAGTTGATGACATGGTCGCAGCCGAGCGCCGTGACCAGTTCGGCCTTTTCCTCGGAGCCGACCGTGCCAATGACCGTCGCGCCGAGTGCCTTGAGCCATTGCACTGCGATCTGGCCCACTCCGCCAGCAGCGGCGTGGAAGAGCACCGTTTCTCCCGCCTTGACCGGATAGATCTGGCGGATGAGATATTGCACGGTGAGACCCTTGAGCATGCAGGATGCTGCTGTCTTGGAGGGGATGCTGGTCGGCAGCAGCACGGCAGTTGCCGCATTGATGACATTGTGCGTGGCATAGGAGCCGATCGGCCCGGAGCAATAGGCCACCCGATCCCCGATCCGCACGCCAGTCACGTCCTGTCCGATCGCTTCCACAAGGCCTGCCGCTTCGCCACCGAGCCCGGTGGGCATGGGGAGCTTGTAGAGGCCCGAACGATGATAGGTGTCGATAAAATTCACGCCAATGGCTTCGTGGCGAACGAGAATCTGGTCCGGCTTCAGCTCGGGAATGTCCCGTTCCACGAGCTGCATCTGGTCCGGTCCTCCGTGAGCGTTGATCTCGATTCGAGTCATCTTGCGCATCATATCCCTCGATCATGATTTTGGTTTCTCTGCAAATCGATCTATGAAATTATGCCAGTAGAGCGAAATTGCAATGTCTTTCTATGCTTTGAGCGGACTGGAGACGGCCCGGAGGCGGCCTGAAGACGAACTGGCGGGACATGGCAACAATTTGGTCACTGCCTTGTGCTAACAAGAGCGAAGAGACATAGCCGGAAGATTTCATGCCACACCCTCGCACCCTGTTCGAAACGCCAGCCAAGCGGTCACACAGAGCCCTTTTTCTGCTGATACCGCTCGGGTTCCTGCTGTTCGCAGGCGGCGCCTTCGCGCTCACCCTTGGTGGTGTCATGATCTGGGCTGGCGCACTGGGCTGGCTGATCTGCGGCGCACTGGCTGCCGTTCTGATCCTTCACTCGGTTGGCCGGGCCACGCTACGGCCGGAGCGAGAGGAAGCGCTGCGCGCCCAGATGGAGCAGTTGGACCTTGCTTGCGAAAATCTTCTCGACCAGAACTGGGAACTGCGCGAGGCGGAGCAGAAATACAAGGCGCTTCTGACCCGGCAGGGAGACATCATCCTGCATCTGGACCAACAGGGCGAAGTGCTGTTTGCCAATGCGCCATTCGAGACCTATTTCGAGGGCAGTACGACCCGTTCGCCCTTCAAGCTTGACGCCGCCGAGGCAAACGGGCTGGAGGTGGATGGCACCAGCGACAACAGCCCCGGCCACGATCCGCTATGGGAGAAGCAGATCGAGACCCGCACCGGGCCGCAGTGGTTCCGCTGGACGGAAACACTGATGCGCTCGGTGCACAAGGATAGCGGCACGCGGCTGGTCATTGCCCGCGACATTTCCGCCTTCCGCAAGGTGGAAGCGGCAAGCGAGGCCAAATCGCGCTTTCTTGCCACCATCAGCCATGAAATGCGCACGCCGCTCAACGGCATCATCGGCATGGCCAACCTGCTGGAATCGACCCCTCTTTCCGCCGAGCAGGCCAGTTACAGTCAGGCCCTACGGCAATCGGGAACGGCGCTTCTGGCGCTGGTCAATGACGTGCTCGATCTTTCCCGTATCGAAGCAGGCAAGATGACCCTTTCCTATGAGTGGAGTTCGCCGACGCGCCTGATGGAAGACGTGGTTGAGCTGCTGGCGCCGGATGCACAGGAAAAGGGGCTTTCCGTTGCCTCTTGGGTCGGGGCCAATGTGCCCGACAAGCTGCTGATAGACCCGGTTCGAGTGCGGCAGATTCTGGTCAACCTGTTGGGCAATGCCATCAAATTCACCGCCGAGGGTGCCATCAATCTCTCGCTGTCGCTGGAGGGCGAACCGATCGAGGGGGAAATGGTGACGCTGGTGATGGCGGTGCGGGACACCGGCCCGGGCATCGCCGAAGACCTGCATGCCCGCCTGTTCGAGGAATTCGAGCAAGCCGATACCACGCGGTCCCGACAGCATGAGGGGACCGGGCTCGGACTTGCCATTTCCCGCCGTCTGGCCCGCATGATGGACGGCGACATCAGCCTGTCGAGCGTTGCCGGCAAGGGGTCCACCTTCAGCCTGCGCATCGAAGCGGCCTGGCTCAATGACGAGGCCCCCGAGGCGGGTGATCCGGCAGCAATGGATATTCCGTCAATCCTTCATGGCGATATTCTGGTCGGTATTGACCTCACCAAGGCCGACGAGCGAGCGCTGTTTGCCTATTGCCATGACTGGGGTATCACCTTCCATGCCTTCAGCTTTGAACAGTGGCGCATGGCAGGGCGGGAGATCGCGCCAGATCACCTGCTGATCAACGGTGCAGAGCCGGACAAGGCTACGGAAATTTTCGCTGAATTCGACCCCATGCGGGGCGGCCGTCTCACCCGTCCGCTGCCACGCAGCCGGATTATCCTGCTGGAGCCAGGCGAGCGCCGGATCATTCCGCAAATGCGCAATTGCGGCATCAGTGCCTATCTGGTCAAGCCGGTGCGCCAGCTTTCGCTGAGGCAGGCCCTGTTGGGTCATCCGGATCACCACCCCGACCATCATGTCGATCAGGTCAGCCGGTCCGCTGAAACAGAAGGGCGCTTTCCGGCAGAAGAGCGGCTTCACAATGTCGCCACCTCTGCCGTTCCCCCCGTCGGCACGAAGCCTGCAGATGAGAGCAAATCGGCGGACCTTGCAGTAAAGGCATCCGAAAGGCCCGCCCGCATCCTGCTGGTCGAGGACAATGCCATCAATGCCCTGCTGGCCCGAACGGTGCTGGACAAGGCGGGCATGGAAACCTGCCTCGTCGGGTCGGGAGCCGAAGCCCTTGAAGCCTATGGCAAGGATGACCCCTTTGATCTGGCGCTGCTCGATCTGCATATGCCGGATATGGACGGGCTGACACTGTTCGATGCGATGCAGGCCATCGACAGGGAGCGAGGCCACACGGTGCCCAAGCTCGCCTTTACTGCAGATGCACTGCAGGAAACCCGCACCGCCTGTCTGGAGCGCGGCTTTGCGGACTATATTATCAAGCCGGTACAGCCAGAAGAACTTGTCGAAATACTCCGCCGGGTTCTTGATAAAAGAGACACATGTCACAAAACTGTACTATAATTTCGTTAGGGGTCCGCTAGATGAATTCATTGGTCTGGTTTCGCTTCCCGCATGATTCGGGCCATAATTCGGGCACGCGATGGGGTTTGATCTCGGTCTTTGGTAGAAGAACCTGTGTCAAATCAAATATCTAAGCCCGCGACCGTGTTATGTGGCGCACGTTACGAACCTGAAGACCCGCACGATTAAGACGGGTCGCGCATAATCGACATTGTAAGCGCAGCGAATCGATCGCCCGGCTCTTGATCGTCTAGGAGGACGAAAACGATGGCCATGCTGGATAACAATACCGATTTTGACATCGGTGGTGCGCCCTGCCCGCCGCCTCCTGTGCTCAAACCGAACCTCTCCAGCAAGCTGATGGCGGCCCTCAGGCGCAACCGGCTCCGGGATGGTTATCCCATCAGCAGCAAGCCCATCACGCTCGGACGCGTGGGGTCGCTGGAAATCCGCCTGGCCCAGACCGAGCGCGAAATCCGCAAGGCCCAGCGC belongs to uncultured Cohaesibacter sp. and includes:
- a CDS encoding DUF2202 domain-containing protein, with the translated sequence MNTTTRTTAKAVLISALIAAGIFAGPANAASSSVPQPVAAALTTALQDEYHAEAFYDAVMEKFGAVRPFANIIRAEQMHQAILIDIMTQYGVDIPANTELKSDGIRAAVPATLAEACAMGVTAEVDNAGLYTDKLLPAVKDYADITAAFTALSDASQQKHLPAFQRCAAR
- a CDS encoding fumarylacetoacetate hydrolase family protein is translated as MKLFRFGEAGAEKPAILDADGVGRDLSGHMPDLGPDQLSPAALKAIADLDLSTLPIVPEGARIAPCVGNIQRFFCIGVNYSDHAAEVGIAPPENPIVFMKVCDPTGPNDPVMMPKGSTQMDWEVELGVVINQTVRHVSEEDALDMVAGYCVVNDISERDFQNNHGGQWVKGKSCDGFGPVGPWLVTRDEVADPQKLNLWLDVNGEAKQRGTTARMIFTVPQIIAHLSRFVSLRAGDIITTGTPPGVGMGMKPQQFLKPGDTIRLGIEGLGEQVQTVLAYSD
- a CDS encoding quinone oxidoreductase, producing the protein MTRIEINAHGGPDQMQLVERDIPELKPDQILVRHEAIGVNFIDTYHRSGLYKLPMPTGLGGEAAGLVEAIGQDVTGVRIGDRVAYCSGPIGSYATHNVINAATAVLLPTSIPSKTAASCMLKGLTVQYLIRQIYPVKAGETVLFHAAAGGVGQIAVQWLKALGATVIGTVGSEEKAELVTALGCDHVINYRTESVPERVLQITDGAKLPVVFDGVGKDTFVDSLDCLRPRGLMISFGNASGAVDGVNLGILATKGSLMVTRPTLAHFIATRKALDAASQDLFSAISAGSIKLAEPTEYALADAAKAHIDLQSRKTTGSLVLIP
- a CDS encoding ATP-binding protein; the encoded protein is MPHPRTLFETPAKRSHRALFLLIPLGFLLFAGGAFALTLGGVMIWAGALGWLICGALAAVLILHSVGRATLRPEREEALRAQMEQLDLACENLLDQNWELREAEQKYKALLTRQGDIILHLDQQGEVLFANAPFETYFEGSTTRSPFKLDAAEANGLEVDGTSDNSPGHDPLWEKQIETRTGPQWFRWTETLMRSVHKDSGTRLVIARDISAFRKVEAASEAKSRFLATISHEMRTPLNGIIGMANLLESTPLSAEQASYSQALRQSGTALLALVNDVLDLSRIEAGKMTLSYEWSSPTRLMEDVVELLAPDAQEKGLSVASWVGANVPDKLLIDPVRVRQILVNLLGNAIKFTAEGAINLSLSLEGEPIEGEMVTLVMAVRDTGPGIAEDLHARLFEEFEQADTTRSRQHEGTGLGLAISRRLARMMDGDISLSSVAGKGSTFSLRIEAAWLNDEAPEAGDPAAMDIPSILHGDILVGIDLTKADERALFAYCHDWGITFHAFSFEQWRMAGREIAPDHLLINGAEPDKATEIFAEFDPMRGGRLTRPLPRSRIILLEPGERRIIPQMRNCGISAYLVKPVRQLSLRQALLGHPDHHPDHHVDQVSRSAETEGRFPAEERLHNVATSAVPPVGTKPADESKSADLAVKASERPARILLVEDNAINALLARTVLDKAGMETCLVGSGAEALEAYGKDDPFDLALLDLHMPDMDGLTLFDAMQAIDRERGHTVPKLAFTADALQETRTACLERGFADYIIKPVQPEELVEILRRVLDKRDTCHKTVL